In Corynebacterium sp. P4-C1, the sequence ACACAGTGTTCGCAGTGTTCGCAGAGGTCGCGGTGTTCTCGGTGTTCTCGGTGTTCGCGGGAGTGCTCATTACTTGACATCCATTTCGCAGAACGACTCGTAGTGGTCGTCTGTGTAGTAGTACACGTCCGGGTCGGTCTCGGTGCCTCCGCCGGTGACGATGCGGCGTTCCCCGCGGTGCTTCAGGCCCGGGGTGGGAACGGTGTACTCCCGGTAGTAGTCGGAGTCCTCCTCCGGGAGAACGCGCTCGTAATTGCCGAAGTGGGCACCATCGTTCTGGGGGTAGGTGAAGGGGCCGTTGGAGTGGATGTCGTCGATAAGCTCTGTTGCTTCTTGCGGAACCGACGTGCACGCGCTGATGCCGTCCGTTGCTTGCGGGGCGCTGGCGGTCTCCGGATCGTGCAGGATGGTGTAGACGATTGACACCAAAGTGATGAGCCCGACGATGAGAATCAAAGGCAGAGCCACCGAATGGCTCGAACTGTCTCCTTCAGTAGACATGCGTTCATTTTAAACACACGCGCGCGGTAGGATGTGCGCCATGGCTAGGGGCAGAATTCCGGATAGTGATATCGAGGCTATTCGCGAGCGCGCCAACATCGCCGACATTGTGGGGGAGTACGTCCAGCTCAAACCCGCCGGGCACGACTCGCTGAAGGGGCTGTCCCCGTTCAAGGACGAGAAGACGCCGTCCTTCCACGTGCGCCCCGCGCGCGGCTATTACCACTGCTTTTCCACGGGAAAAGGCGGCGACGTCTTCTCCTTCATGATGGAGATGGAGCAGCTCAGCTTCCCCGAGGCCGTCGAAGCGGTGGCCGAGGAGATCGGCTACCACATTAATTACCAGGGCGGATCCACGGGCGCGCGCGACGTCAAACCCGGTACCCGCGCGCGACTGCTCGCCGCGAATAAGGCCGCGCACGAGTTTTACCGCGACAAGCTCGAGCAGCCGGAAGCCGAAGTGG encodes:
- a CDS encoding ribonuclease domain-containing protein — translated: MSTEGDSSSHSVALPLILIVGLITLVSIVYTILHDPETASAPQATDGISACTSVPQEATELIDDIHSNGPFTYPQNDGAHFGNYERVLPEEDSDYYREYTVPTPGLKHRGERRIVTGGGTETDPDVYYYTDDHYESFCEMDVK